GGCGCCAGAGGTGAAACGGGTGATGTGTGACAGGTCGTACTTGGAGGTAGTAGTATCATGAACCAATCGGATAACGAGTGGAGGAACAAGAAGTAGGTCTGAAATCTTGTATTCAGAGACGGCTTTAAGCATGGTGTCCATTGTGAAGGATGGGATCATTATCACTTCGATGTTGAGTAAGACGGGCAGGTGCATTTGGTGTACGAGGCCGGTGACTGTCTAGTTAGTTTTGCTTTGGAGGACGAAGGAGATGAAAGACTCACTGTGAAAAAGAGGTAAAACGGCGAGAGCTCTCTTGTATTCTGGCGGCGTCACTTGCTGAACTTGCATACATTGCGCGATAACGTTACAATGGGCGATCATAACCTAAGGAGTTAGTGATAATCAACAGCAGTGGGAAGTCGGCCATACAGCTTTAGGAAGCCCAGTAGTACCACTACTGAAGCTCAAAAACGCACAAACATCGCGATTCGTCTTTCCCTGGGGAATCTTGAACGCCGGTGTCTGGTCTGAATCATAGCTCTTGCCCATTTCCAGCAGTTGCTGCATGGTTGTATATCCCTCATGGTCACCCTCGAGCAGGAAGATCCGCTCTCTGGGAATACCCGCATTCTGCGCAGCAGGAATAGCCACCGACATTGACGACGGCACCGTCATGAGAATCTTGGCCTGCGCCGTCTTGAGCGCATAGGTCATTTCCTCGATATTGTACGCAGGCGATGCACCAGATATGATACCACCTGCGCGGATGGTTCCCAGCATGGCTACCGGGTACCAGATGGTGTTGGGACTGAACAAAGCCACCGTCTCGCCCGGTTGGAGGCCATATTTCTTCACGAGGGTCGTCGAAACGTAGGTGGTATAGTCTTTGAGCGCATCGTACCGGACTCGTTCTTTGGTCACAGAGTTTGTGAATCCTGCCAATTCAGCTGCTGGCGTTCGACGCAGACATGAATACTCTGAGTCGAATAGAAAGTCCCAGATGGAGTGCGCGGTGGGAACTATCCATAATTAGTATCAAGCGAAGGTTGGTCATGAAGCAGACATACTGTTAAGACGAGGATGGCCCGACGAAAAGATCATGTTGCTGATGATAGAAAAGAACAATGTACAACCTCAGCTCTCAAGGATACAGGTGGACTCCCTGCTTAACCTCGGGCATATTGACCCTCGCACCGCCACATGCGGAGAAGAGAGGAGTTCGATCAGCTTGAGAATCCGGGGAAGCAGCGAGCTCCAAAGTAGAAATCGGACAGGTTTCCGGTGGCTGTTGTGCTCCTTGCGGCGGAGACCCGAGGGTTACCGGATACGGAAGCAAGTCACATGGAGATAAGATAAGCGTACGAAAACATGTCCcaccttttctttttttcactCCGACGACGACTTGCTACGTGATCACCTATCGCAATGAGTCTCCTAGCACTTCCAGACGAAGCCCTCTTGTCAATTGCTAAGGCACTCGGTCTTGATTGGGATACCAGCGCGCTTTCCCAAGTCAACCGCCGCCTCTATGCCTTATGTGACCGTGTTGTTTACCATCAGTGCAGTGCCCATATTTTCATTGTTCAATTCCCTGTTCAATCCTCAGATAGGCGGCAAATCATGGAAGGGAAGGCATCGAAAGAAGGCCCTGGATGAGATTCCCTTTCTGAATATCGAAAATTCCTCTTGTGAAGGAGTAATGTCACTGGCAATACAACACGGGCATGGAGCCATAGTGCGCGTGCTATTGAAGAGGGAATCAACCCAAATCCGCCAGATCGATATGCATGCGGACATTCATTGTGCT
This sequence is a window from Aspergillus chevalieri M1 DNA, chromosome 5, nearly complete sequence. Protein-coding genes within it:
- a CDS encoding acyl--CoA ligase (COG:I;~EggNog:ENOG410PGS7;~InterPro:IPR000873,IPR020845,IPR042099,IPR025110;~PFAM:PF00501,PF13193); its protein translation is MIFSSGHPRLNIPTAHSIWDFLFDSEYSCLRRTPAAELAGFTNSVTKERVRYDALKDYTTYVSTTLVKKYGLQPGETVALFSPNTIWYPVAMLGTIRAGGIISGASPAYNIEEMTYALKTAQAKILMTVPSSMSVAIPAAQNAGIPRERIFLLEGDHEGYTTMQQLLEMGKSYDSDQTPAFKIPQGKTNRDVCAFLSFSSGTTGLPKAVMIAHCNVIAQCMQVQQVTPPEYKRALAVLPLFHITGLVHQMHLPVLLNIEVIMIPSFTMDTMLKAVSEYKISDLLLVPPLVIRLVHDTTTSKYDLSHITRFTSGAAPISGELLQKLEVKFPQTGFKQGYGMTESCSCITTHPPDKQSYKYAARVGTIVANTDVKIIDVETGKELSYNEQGEILARGPQITMGYLNNEKATRETFDSDGWLHTGDVGYIDYDGFITITDRIKEMIKVKGIGVSPAELEDLLLGHHAVADAAVTSIPDAYSGERPKAFVVAKETGLDEAALVKLGRQLIKYVHDNKVRHKAIAEVEFVKEIPKSASGKILRRLLKNKPASGLVVREDIRAKL